A single region of the Marinilabiliales bacterium genome encodes:
- a CDS encoding TonB-dependent receptor encodes MKKLPKTGNLFSPTEHFRKSSLMTKITSAFLVLFLCAFQLSAQEHRVSGTVTDPEGVSLPGVNVIVEGTTIGAVTDVDGQFSFTAPAPTSILVISYVGYARQRVAIEGRDVVDVVLQPELRAIDEIVVVGYGTRMREELTGSVSTLSGDRMEISTAPSTMGRIQGQVSGVTVTTANTPGGDATVRVRGLGTINDANPLYIIDGVPAGPGNNLNPNDIESISILKDASSAAIYGTRGANGVIIITTKRGREGQRPQVNFNVRTGITQAVNQYDLLNTAEYGEMLWLEARNRGLTPGVNYSHPQYGDGAEPRIPNYILPAGAMSVDHGLYRYPDFPIFEASVPGTNWYDEIYRNGFIQEYDMSVTGGGENVTYSFSGSYLNEEGMLIHTGFERFTFRNTADARFNNWLKAGQSVQVINTSNYGNLGDNSEGIPISQAYRSQPIIPVYDIEGNFAGSRAPGMGNSGNPVAMLYRARNDGGDWFRILGNIFAEADLYEGLSFRSTMGYNYGQWNGWWANIANFEHSEPNRIDGFNRSNNYSLQWNWSNTLNYAASFGDDHRLAVILGTEAIDNNYRWMNASRSQYFSTDVNYMQLSSGEINQANSGSASSWSLFSIFGRVNYDLMGRYLFEATVRRDGSSRFGADNRYANFPAASFAWAFSQEDFMAGTRGWLDFGKVRLGWGVSGNDRIGNYNIFSTYGTHIMHSAYAIDGSNTSSQMGFQPSAVGNPGVTWETTETVNLGLDMTLFNSTVNFSIDGWQRYTSDMLYQLSVPQVMGIATPPFVNIGEMKNTGFDIELGYNNTAMGGQFRYAVSGTLSRYVNELMQLSDDVEEYLVMGWQRQMSYTRATVGTAFPEFYGYIVDGIFQTQAEADAHPPFGDYNAPGRFKYRDVNGDGEITPADMQYIGSPHPDFTGGLNIDLGYGNFDLNMFFYGSYGNDMINYVRRWIDFGMFNGGKSHDALYNSWGSPYVDNAQAKLPIHDLAEGSQQPSTHFVEDGSFLRMKNLRIGYRLPQELTNRMQIQNVRIYGQVTNLFTITNYSGLDPELNTSGGSMGMDMGAWPTPRQIMFGVSLGL; translated from the coding sequence ATGAAAAAACTACCTAAAACCGGAAATTTGTTCTCTCCAACGGAACATTTCCGAAAAAGCTCTTTGATGACCAAGATCACAAGTGCTTTCCTGGTACTGTTCCTGTGTGCTTTTCAGCTAAGCGCCCAGGAGCACAGGGTCAGCGGTACTGTTACCGACCCTGAGGGAGTATCCCTGCCGGGAGTGAACGTGATTGTTGAAGGAACAACAATTGGTGCAGTTACCGATGTTGACGGCCAGTTCTCGTTCACAGCGCCGGCCCCCACATCAATACTAGTTATATCATATGTGGGATATGCCAGGCAGCGTGTTGCGATTGAGGGCCGCGATGTTGTTGATGTGGTTCTGCAGCCTGAGCTAAGAGCCATCGACGAGATCGTTGTCGTTGGTTACGGTACCCGTATGAGGGAGGAGCTGACAGGTTCGGTCTCGACCCTGTCGGGCGACCGGATGGAGATCTCGACAGCTCCAAGTACCATGGGCCGTATCCAGGGCCAGGTGTCAGGTGTTACCGTGACTACTGCCAATACTCCGGGCGGCGACGCTACAGTGCGTGTGCGCGGACTGGGTACGATCAACGATGCCAATCCGCTTTACATCATTGACGGTGTACCTGCAGGACCAGGCAACAATCTTAATCCCAATGATATCGAGTCGATATCCATCCTGAAGGACGCCTCATCGGCGGCCATTTACGGAACCAGGGGCGCTAACGGTGTTATCATTATCACCACCAAGAGGGGGCGCGAGGGACAGAGGCCGCAAGTCAACTTTAACGTGCGCACCGGTATTACCCAGGCAGTTAACCAGTATGACCTGCTCAACACGGCAGAGTACGGTGAGATGCTCTGGCTTGAGGCCCGCAACAGGGGACTGACCCCGGGTGTTAACTACTCGCATCCGCAATACGGCGACGGTGCAGAGCCCAGGATACCCAACTATATCCTGCCTGCCGGTGCCATGAGCGTTGACCACGGGCTTTACAGGTACCCGGATTTCCCGATATTTGAGGCGAGCGTGCCTGGCACCAACTGGTATGACGAGATCTACCGGAACGGCTTTATACAGGAGTACGACATGTCGGTCACGGGCGGCGGCGAGAATGTTACTTATTCCTTTTCGGGAAGTTACCTGAATGAGGAAGGTATGCTTATTCATACAGGCTTTGAGAGGTTCACCTTCCGTAACACAGCCGATGCCAGGTTCAACAACTGGCTGAAGGCCGGACAATCGGTTCAGGTTATCAACACCAGCAACTACGGTAACCTGGGCGATAACTCGGAAGGCATCCCGATTTCACAGGCGTACCGTTCGCAGCCAATCATTCCCGTGTATGACATAGAAGGAAACTTTGCGGGTTCCAGGGCTCCCGGAATGGGTAACTCGGGCAACCCGGTAGCGATGCTGTACCGTGCCAGGAACGACGGAGGGGACTGGTTCAGGATTCTTGGTAATATATTTGCTGAGGCAGATCTTTACGAAGGGTTAAGTTTCAGGTCAACGATGGGTTACAACTACGGACAGTGGAACGGCTGGTGGGCAAACATTGCCAACTTCGAACATTCAGAGCCCAACAGGATTGATGGATTCAACAGGAGCAACAACTACTCGCTCCAGTGGAACTGGTCAAATACACTTAACTATGCTGCCAGTTTCGGCGATGACCACCGCCTTGCGGTGATACTGGGCACGGAGGCCATAGACAACAACTACAGGTGGATGAATGCTTCCAGGAGCCAGTACTTCTCGACCGATGTGAACTACATGCAGCTTTCATCGGGCGAGATAAACCAGGCCAACTCGGGTTCGGCCTCCTCATGGTCGCTCTTCTCGATCTTCGGCCGGGTTAACTATGACCTGATGGGCAGGTACCTGTTCGAGGCCACTGTCCGCCGCGACGGATCATCCCGCTTCGGAGCAGACAACCGCTATGCCAACTTCCCGGCAGCATCATTCGCATGGGCATTCTCCCAGGAGGATTTCATGGCAGGCACCAGGGGCTGGCTCGATTTCGGCAAGGTGAGACTTGGTTGGGGTGTGTCGGGTAACGACAGGATAGGTAACTACAATATCTTCTCGACCTACGGGACACATATCATGCACTCTGCATATGCCATTGACGGTTCAAACACCTCCTCGCAAATGGGCTTCCAGCCCTCGGCAGTCGGTAACCCCGGCGTGACCTGGGAAACCACTGAAACTGTCAATCTCGGGCTTGACATGACACTGTTCAACAGCACCGTCAACTTCTCAATAGACGGCTGGCAGAGGTACACCTCCGACATGCTTTACCAGTTGAGCGTTCCGCAGGTGATGGGTATAGCAACCCCCCCCTTCGTCAATATCGGCGAGATGAAGAACACCGGCTTTGATATTGAGCTGGGATACAACAACACCGCTATGGGCGGACAGTTCAGATATGCCGTAAGTGGAACGCTGTCACGTTACGTGAACGAGCTGATGCAGCTCTCGGACGATGTAGAGGAGTACCTGGTAATGGGGTGGCAGAGGCAGATGTCATATACAAGGGCCACTGTCGGAACAGCGTTCCCCGAGTTCTACGGGTACATAGTTGATGGCATCTTCCAGACACAGGCAGAGGCTGATGCACATCCGCCCTTTGGCGACTATAACGCGCCGGGCCGCTTCAAGTACAGGGATGTTAACGGTGACGGTGAAATAACTCCGGCCGACATGCAATATATCGGCAGTCCCCATCCCGATTTTACGGGAGGTCTGAACATTGACCTCGGTTATGGAAACTTTGACCTTAACATGTTCTTCTACGGAAGCTACGGCAATGATATGATCAACTACGTACGCCGCTGGATAGACTTCGGTATGTTCAACGGTGGTAAGAGCCATGATGCGCTATATAACTCGTGGGGCAGCCCATATGTTGACAATGCACAGGCCAAGCTTCCCATTCATGACCTTGCAGAAGGATCACAGCAGCCTTCAACACATTTTGTTGAGGACGGATCATTCCTGAGGATGAAGAACCTGAGGATCGGCTACAGGCTGCCGCAGGAGCTGACCAACAGGATGCAGATACAGAACGTGAGGATCTATGGCCAGGTTACCAACCTGTTCACCATAACCAATTATAGCGGACTTGATCCCGAGCTCAATACATCAGGCGGAAGCATGGGTATGGATATGGGCGCATGGCCGACACCGCGCCAGATCATGTTCGGTGTATCACTAGGTTTGTAA
- a CDS encoding RagB/SusD family nutrient uptake outer membrane protein, which translates to MKKLSIILAAVMLLAISYSCSEDFFDKRPQGVTDETVFYSAKGIDALLLGTYGIVSGGAVWEVSWGASIQNWTYGSAASDDAYKGSELTDQVPANDIERWEVPTTNPYPGEKWKWAIGMGVNRANEVLRIINATEDITDDFRARKTAEARFLRALYNFEAWLVFKNIPIITEETENPSEVSNVNPEGAVLAHIISDLEYAWQNLPATQSDPGRPTRYSAMALAARAYLQVLDYSSAKPLLDNIINSGRFELMPNFLDNYRIAHNNNPESIFEIQANVNDGACCSGNAEMGIGLNWPHGGDIGMCCGFHQPSQNLVNAFRVDANGLPVFDQVNVHLKNDQGVASSATFVPFDDEVDPRLDWTVSRRGIPYRDWGIMRGRDWIRDQSNGGPYMPVSKPFFYQHERYSLSTTTGWMTGNNANNYRYIRYGHVLLWRAEVAAFENDLETARTYVNMIRERAGNEVVMGRVLITELPPEAHPWGPGTDEGDYMSGGDVDWDQPAANYNIGLYPAFADQAEAMRAVQWELRLEFATEGQRFFDLRRWDDLPAGLNSVPMAKTLNDFARADEEIRTFMRGATFTDRDRYQPIPQSQLDLQPDVLQQNPGY; encoded by the coding sequence ATGAAAAAACTATCAATAATACTGGCCGCGGTAATGCTACTGGCCATATCATACTCATGTTCGGAGGACTTTTTCGACAAACGCCCACAGGGGGTGACCGACGAGACGGTCTTCTACAGCGCCAAGGGAATTGACGCGCTGTTGCTCGGAACATACGGAATAGTCAGCGGAGGTGCCGTATGGGAGGTTAGCTGGGGCGCCTCAATCCAGAACTGGACATACGGCTCGGCCGCTTCTGACGATGCCTACAAGGGATCGGAGTTAACCGACCAGGTTCCTGCCAATGACATTGAACGATGGGAAGTACCAACCACGAACCCCTACCCGGGTGAGAAATGGAAATGGGCCATCGGTATGGGAGTTAACCGCGCAAACGAGGTGCTCAGGATCATTAATGCCACAGAGGACATAACCGACGATTTCAGGGCGAGGAAAACAGCTGAGGCCCGTTTCCTCAGGGCTCTTTACAATTTTGAGGCATGGCTGGTGTTCAAGAATATCCCGATCATTACCGAGGAGACTGAGAACCCGTCCGAAGTTTCAAACGTTAATCCCGAAGGAGCGGTGCTGGCTCATATTATCAGCGACCTTGAATACGCATGGCAGAACCTGCCCGCTACCCAGTCCGATCCGGGACGCCCGACAAGGTATTCAGCCATGGCGCTTGCTGCCAGGGCGTACCTCCAGGTGCTGGACTATTCTTCGGCCAAGCCGCTGCTTGACAACATCATCAACAGCGGAAGGTTTGAGCTGATGCCGAACTTTTTGGACAATTACAGGATTGCCCATAACAACAACCCGGAGTCGATATTCGAGATACAGGCAAACGTGAATGACGGAGCCTGCTGCTCGGGTAACGCCGAGATGGGAATTGGGCTGAACTGGCCTCACGGAGGCGACATTGGCATGTGCTGCGGCTTTCACCAGCCTTCACAGAACCTGGTGAATGCCTTCAGGGTAGATGCCAACGGACTTCCTGTTTTTGACCAGGTTAACGTGCACCTGAAGAATGATCAGGGTGTAGCATCATCGGCAACATTCGTCCCGTTTGATGATGAGGTTGACCCGCGCCTTGACTGGACCGTGAGCCGCAGGGGCATTCCTTACAGGGACTGGGGTATCATGCGCGGAAGGGACTGGATACGCGACCAGAGCAACGGCGGCCCCTACATGCCGGTTTCGAAGCCCTTCTTCTACCAGCATGAGCGTTACAGCCTTTCCACAACAACGGGCTGGATGACCGGAAACAACGCCAACAACTACCGTTACATCCGCTACGGACACGTACTTCTGTGGAGAGCCGAGGTTGCAGCGTTTGAAAATGACCTGGAGACAGCCCGCACATATGTTAACATGATACGCGAACGTGCCGGAAACGAGGTTGTGATGGGCCGCGTGCTGATCACTGAACTTCCTCCTGAAGCACACCCGTGGGGTCCAGGTACCGATGAAGGCGACTATATGTCTGGTGGTGACGTGGACTGGGATCAGCCTGCTGCCAACTATAACATCGGCCTCTATCCTGCATTTGCAGACCAGGCTGAGGCTATGAGGGCCGTACAGTGGGAGCTGCGCCTTGAGTTTGCCACCGAAGGGCAGCGTTTCTTTGACCTGAGGCGCTGGGACGACCTGCCGGCCGGACTTAACTCTGTGCCGATGGCCAAGACCCTCAATGACTTTGCAAGGGCTGATGAGGAGATCAGGACCTTCATGAGGGGAGCCACATTCACCGACAGGGACAGGTACCAGCCCATTCCGCAGTCGCAGCTCGACCTTCAGCCTGACGTGCTGCAGCAGAATCCTGGCTACTAG
- a CDS encoding phosphoadenylyl-sulfate reductase: protein MDKAEINELNSMCRGKTAEEIVAIACSRFSGRIALASSLGAEDQALTHMVCRVDPQARIFTLDTGRMFPESYELLERTNRHYGINIEVFFPDYLQVEKMVAEKGINLFYDSVENRKLCCGIRKVEPLKRAFGGLDAWICGLRREQSVTRFNVDFAEWDEGNNLVKLNPLAEWTEKQLWDYIKEHNIPYHALHDKGFPSIGCQPCTRAVKPGDDVRAGRWWWEEPEKKECGLHNRPPDGS, encoded by the coding sequence ATGGATAAAGCAGAAATCAATGAACTGAACAGCATGTGCCGGGGGAAAACCGCCGAAGAGATAGTGGCAATTGCTTGCAGTCGTTTCAGCGGAAGGATCGCCCTGGCCAGCAGCCTCGGGGCAGAGGACCAGGCGCTCACCCACATGGTGTGCCGGGTTGACCCCCAGGCCAGGATATTCACCCTCGACACGGGGCGTATGTTTCCCGAGAGCTATGAGCTGCTTGAGCGTACCAACAGGCACTACGGTATTAACATCGAGGTCTTTTTCCCCGATTACCTGCAGGTGGAGAAGATGGTGGCTGAAAAAGGGATAAACCTTTTCTATGACAGCGTTGAAAACAGGAAATTATGCTGCGGCATAAGGAAGGTGGAGCCACTGAAGAGGGCTTTCGGTGGACTTGATGCATGGATATGCGGCCTCCGCCGGGAGCAGTCCGTTACCCGCTTCAATGTTGATTTTGCAGAGTGGGATGAAGGCAACAACCTGGTGAAGCTCAATCCGCTTGCCGAGTGGACGGAGAAGCAGTTGTGGGACTATATCAAGGAGCACAATATACCATACCATGCTCTGCATGACAAAGGTTTTCCGAGCATAGGCTGCCAGCCCTGCACCCGTGCGGTAAAGCCGGGAGACGATGTGAGGGCGGGAAGATGGTGGTGGGAAGAGCCTGAGAAGAAGGAGTGCGGCCTTCACAACAGGCCGCCGGACGGATCCTGA
- the mnmA gene encoding tRNA 2-thiouridine(34) synthase MnmA: protein MPEKVVVGLSGGVDSSVAAYLLKEQGYDVSALFMINWHDTEGTLSGDCPWHDDLIFASLVAEKLGIPFHKTDLSKPYRERVVNYMFSEYEKGRTPNPDVLCNREIKFDLFIEEALKLGADKVATGHYCSKEQITSGGRTVYRLLAGADQNKDQSYFLCQLSQKQLERALFPLGGISKEEVRKTAAKLNLPTAGKKDSQGICFVGKVDLPLFLQQKLQSQKGEIIEIPRGFYRHLEQPGSDTKSPGSGTESPGSGAKSTGSGTESTRSGTESTRSGTKSSGKPFRPEEDSGAEPAERVSRAEEDSSTVNAETLESICRPVAYLPDDGIRTGSHNGAWYFTVGQRKGLNVGGRKEPVFVIATDTKRNIVYTGEGHSHPGLNRRGLFIRAEDVHWIRDDIKMQPGETAAFMVRVRYRQPLQNARLFMREDGLYIVFENKQRGIAAGQFAAWYRDGEILGSGIID from the coding sequence ATGCCGGAAAAAGTAGTCGTAGGGTTATCGGGGGGGGTGGACTCCAGCGTGGCGGCATACCTGCTCAAAGAGCAGGGTTATGATGTCAGCGCCCTCTTCATGATCAACTGGCATGATACGGAGGGTACCCTTTCGGGCGACTGCCCCTGGCATGACGACCTTATCTTCGCATCGCTGGTAGCCGAAAAGCTGGGCATTCCGTTCCACAAAACCGACCTCAGCAAACCCTACCGCGAAAGGGTGGTGAATTACATGTTCAGCGAGTACGAGAAGGGACGTACCCCAAATCCCGATGTGCTGTGCAACCGTGAGATCAAGTTCGACCTGTTCATCGAGGAGGCGCTGAAGCTTGGCGCCGACAAGGTTGCCACGGGCCACTACTGCAGCAAGGAACAGATAACCTCGGGGGGCAGGACTGTATACAGGTTGCTTGCAGGCGCCGATCAGAACAAGGACCAGAGCTACTTTCTCTGCCAGCTCAGCCAGAAACAGCTCGAACGGGCCCTCTTCCCCCTGGGCGGCATCAGCAAGGAAGAGGTGCGCAAGACGGCCGCAAAGCTTAACCTGCCGACTGCCGGTAAAAAGGATTCCCAGGGCATCTGCTTCGTGGGCAAGGTGGACCTGCCGCTGTTCCTGCAGCAGAAACTGCAGTCCCAAAAGGGTGAGATAATTGAGATACCCCGGGGGTTTTACAGGCACCTGGAACAACCCGGCAGCGACACGAAATCGCCAGGCAGCGGTACGGAGTCGCCAGGCAGCGGCGCGAAATCGACCGGCAGCGGCACGGAATCGACCCGCAGCGGCACGGAATCGACCCGCAGCGGCACGAAATCGTCCGGCAAACCATTCCGGCCTGAAGAAGACAGCGGCGCAGAACCGGCAGAAAGAGTATCCCGGGCCGAAGAAGACAGCAGCACCGTTAATGCCGAAACCCTTGAGAGTATCTGCCGCCCGGTTGCCTACCTGCCCGATGACGGTATCCGGACCGGTTCGCATAACGGAGCATGGTATTTTACCGTGGGGCAGCGCAAGGGCCTGAACGTGGGAGGCCGGAAAGAGCCGGTGTTCGTGATCGCCACCGACACAAAAAGGAACATAGTATACACTGGCGAGGGGCATTCGCATCCCGGACTGAACCGGCGGGGACTCTTCATACGGGCGGAGGATGTACACTGGATACGTGACGACATTAAAATGCAGCCCGGCGAAACAGCAGCTTTTATGGTACGGGTGCGTTACAGGCAGCCTCTTCAGAATGCCCGGCTGTTCATGAGGGAAGACGGTCTCTATATTGTTTTTGAGAATAAGCAGAGGGGTATTGCTGCCGGACAGTTTGCGGCATGGTACCGTGACGGCGAGATCCTCGGCTCCGGCATAATCGACTGA
- a CDS encoding 30S ribosomal protein THX, whose product MGKGDKKTRRGKIIKGSYGVRRPRKKTGPVTTGTGRKKASGAKA is encoded by the coding sequence ATGGGAAAAGGAGACAAAAAGACCCGCAGGGGCAAGATTATCAAAGGAAGTTACGGCGTCAGAAGGCCCCGCAAAAAAACCGGGCCTGTAACCACGGGTACCGGCAGGAAAAAGGCATCCGGCGCCAAAGCCTGA
- a CDS encoding Ldh family oxidoreductase yields the protein MHHSHETLRDFTRGFFTRIGCSENDASIIADVFIAAELRGIGSHGLIRIADHHNLWKAGRLNTAPKITVVRETLSTAVVDGDNAPGMLPAVFSMETAIGKARDAGTGWVACRNSNHFGIAGYYAMMALDHDMIGICLTNANPLVAPTFSISRLLGTNPVAVAVPAGKEPPFVADFATTPIARGKLEVAVKKGEKTLYGYVQDREGRPADDPDILRKGGAMLPLGGDREHGSHKGYCLGAIVDILSALLSGAGFGPFVPPSVAYLPLPEEGNGKGTGHFFGAMRIDAFREAGEFRDAMDRWIMTFRNAESAEGKPAVLIPGDIERKNEETARKRGISLIPAVREEMNRIAEELGMETRL from the coding sequence ATGCACCACTCGCACGAAACCCTCCGGGATTTTACACGCGGCTTTTTTACCCGAATCGGCTGCAGCGAAAATGATGCATCGATCATTGCCGACGTATTCATAGCAGCCGAACTCAGGGGGATAGGGTCGCACGGACTTATACGGATTGCCGATCACCATAACCTCTGGAAGGCCGGCCGCCTGAATACCGCCCCCAAAATCACGGTCGTCCGCGAAACCTTATCAACTGCTGTCGTTGACGGCGACAATGCCCCGGGCATGCTGCCGGCCGTATTCAGCATGGAAACCGCCATAGGCAAGGCCCGGGATGCGGGCACCGGATGGGTGGCATGCAGAAATTCAAACCACTTCGGCATAGCGGGTTATTATGCCATGATGGCCCTTGACCACGACATGATAGGCATATGCCTGACCAATGCCAACCCGCTGGTGGCACCTACATTCTCTATATCGCGACTGCTGGGCACCAACCCGGTAGCAGTGGCCGTACCTGCCGGCAAGGAGCCGCCTTTCGTAGCCGACTTTGCCACAACCCCCATTGCAAGGGGCAAGCTTGAGGTGGCCGTAAAGAAAGGGGAAAAAACCCTTTACGGCTATGTGCAGGACCGGGAGGGCCGGCCTGCCGACGATCCCGATATCCTTCGCAAGGGAGGTGCCATGCTCCCTCTTGGTGGTGACCGCGAACACGGCAGCCACAAGGGCTACTGCCTGGGTGCCATAGTTGACATACTCTCAGCACTCCTGTCCGGCGCAGGCTTCGGGCCGTTCGTACCTCCTTCGGTCGCCTATCTCCCCCTTCCGGAGGAGGGTAACGGCAAAGGGACCGGGCACTTCTTCGGGGCCATGCGCATCGATGCGTTCAGGGAAGCAGGCGAGTTCAGGGATGCCATGGACAGATGGATAATGACATTCAGGAATGCAGAAAGCGCCGAAGGCAAACCGGCGGTGCTGATACCCGGTGATATTGAGAGGAAAAATGAGGAGACAGCAAGGAAACGCGGCATAAGCCTTATACCTGCCGTAAGGGAGGAGATGAACAGGATTGCAGAAGAGCTCGGTATGGAAACAAGACTTTAG
- a CDS encoding PorT family protein, translated as MNDLRNRFLILLLLFPLTAGAQRVIVRNMPEYDHRAMHFGFTLGVNTMDFRIRASEYAVNEGLFAEVSTLTPGFNINIVSNFRLGNHFDFRMLPGVAFGQRRINYYRIPGGRVPGESGWDSRSEPIKEGYQDMESSFIEFPFIFKYKSVRINNYRPYLIAGTSLRYDLAKNFSEEDGIYLSLKPFDVYLETGFGIDFYLPFFKFSTELKYATGFLHVLEPRSSRRQRYQDTIERLHSNLFILSFHFE; from the coding sequence ATGAATGACTTGAGGAACCGTTTTCTTATATTGTTATTGCTTTTTCCCCTTACCGCAGGCGCACAGAGGGTCATAGTGCGCAACATGCCCGAGTATGACCACAGGGCCATGCATTTCGGGTTTACCCTGGGTGTCAACACTATGGATTTCAGGATCAGGGCATCTGAATATGCTGTCAATGAAGGCTTATTTGCAGAGGTAAGCACCCTTACTCCGGGGTTCAACATCAATATTGTATCCAACTTCAGGCTCGGGAACCACTTTGATTTCAGGATGCTTCCCGGGGTCGCATTCGGGCAGCGCAGGATAAATTACTACCGTATTCCAGGAGGAAGAGTACCCGGCGAGAGCGGATGGGACAGCAGGAGTGAGCCCATAAAAGAAGGCTATCAGGACATGGAGTCGTCGTTTATTGAGTTCCCGTTCATATTCAAATATAAATCGGTCCGCATAAACAATTACAGGCCCTATCTGATTGCCGGTACAAGCCTCAGGTATGACCTTGCGAAGAACTTCAGCGAGGAGGATGGGATTTACCTTAGCCTGAAGCCTTTTGATGTGTACCTTGAAACAGGGTTCGGCATTGATTTCTACCTGCCGTTCTTCAAGTTCTCAACAGAACTGAAATATGCAACCGGATTTCTTCATGTGCTGGAACCCCGGTCCAGCAGGCGTCAGCGGTACCAGGATACGATCGAAAGGCTCCATTCAAATCTTTTCATCCTCTCCTTCCATTTCGAGTGA
- a CDS encoding RNA methyltransferase: protein MSGLPGLKFISSLKHKKYRRLHNLFVAEGEKMVDDLLKSSLHTEAVYATGQWFAERDIEPDGGKHDQVEAGSRWLVGKDKVPGGTESEVRGKAFRSGCPFYRITEKELQRISSLTTPNKVLALVRIPSYSEDHEKMKNSLTLILDRIRDPGNLGTLVRSADWFGVDTLVLSEDSAEMTSPKTVQSTMGSLFRIRYHYVHLPSFLASPRFSGVPVYGASSGGSSVWSHPLSKAGFLVLGNESQGISPEVEKLVTHKIGIPRGRPRGQTESLNIAAAGSIIMAEFSRRMFDGT, encoded by the coding sequence ATGTCCGGACTCCCAGGTTTGAAATTCATATCATCGCTCAAACATAAAAAATACCGTCGCCTGCACAATCTTTTCGTTGCAGAGGGTGAAAAGATGGTTGATGACCTGCTGAAAAGCAGCCTGCACACTGAAGCGGTCTATGCCACCGGACAGTGGTTCGCCGAAAGAGATATAGAACCTGATGGTGGCAAACATGATCAGGTTGAAGCCGGGAGTCGATGGCTCGTTGGAAAGGATAAGGTGCCGGGCGGAACAGAAAGCGAAGTGAGAGGAAAAGCATTTCGTTCCGGCTGCCCCTTTTACAGGATAACAGAAAAGGAGCTGCAGCGCATCAGCAGCCTCACCACTCCCAACAAGGTTCTGGCCCTGGTGCGCATCCCCTCATACAGCGAAGATCACGAAAAGATGAAGAATTCGCTGACGCTGATACTTGACAGGATCAGGGATCCGGGTAACCTGGGTACACTGGTGAGGTCGGCGGACTGGTTCGGGGTGGATACCCTGGTACTGTCAGAAGATTCAGCCGAGATGACAAGCCCCAAAACAGTCCAGTCCACTATGGGCTCGCTGTTCAGGATCAGGTACCATTATGTGCACCTTCCCTCATTCCTTGCATCACCCCGGTTTTCAGGAGTCCCCGTTTATGGTGCATCTTCGGGCGGATCATCAGTATGGTCACATCCGCTTTCGAAGGCGGGGTTCCTGGTGCTGGGCAATGAATCGCAGGGGATCTCACCGGAGGTTGAAAAGCTGGTTACCCACAAAATAGGCATACCCCGGGGCAGGCCGCGCGGTCAAACTGAATCACTGAATATTGCAGCGGCAGGAAGCATAATAATGGCCGAATTCAGCCGCCGGATGTTTGACGGCACCTGA